In Planifilum fulgidum, the sequence GTTCGGCATGTTCATTCCTTACCAAAGCATCCTGATTCCCTTGATCCAGTTCATGCAGGGCATCGGCCTGTACAACTCGATCCCCGGCTTGATCCTGATTCACGTGGTGTACGGGATTCCGATCGCCACCCTGATCTTCCGCAATTTTTACGCGGGGATTCCGACGGAGATCCTGGAGGCGGCCAAGATTGACGGTTGCGGAATGTTGGGCATTTACCGGCGGATCATCCTGCCCCTGTCCCTGTCCGGTTTTGTGGTGGTGGGCATCTGGGAGTTTACCCAGGTGTGGAACGAATTTCTTTTTGCCGTCACGATGACCACTTCCACCCAGCAGCCGGTCATGGTTGCCCTGCAAAACCTCTCGGGCAGCCAGATCGTGCAGTGGAACGTGCAGATGGCCGGCGCCCTGCTCGCCGCGCTGCCCACCCTGCTGGTGTATATTTTTCTGGGCAGGTACTTCATCCGCGGCCTCCTGGCCGGTTCGCTGAAGGGATGAGCCGCCGTCGTCCGGCGGAGACCGAAGGGGTCCTGCCCGCGGTTTTCCTCCGGCGATTTTTTCACCGCTGGCCGAAGATGTTTGATCCTCGCCGACCGGTGGAATTTTCATGACGGGTCAGGTTTCCCGGTTCGGTGGCCTTTGAAAGAAGGTGAACATTTTACGAAAACCCCTGACCCAGTGATTTTTTGCCCTTTTTGACTGCAGAAATTTCTGATATAATTAGCATGTGACAGATTGAACAAACTTTGCGTCCATGGGCTTCAATTGGACCGGGAGGGGGAGGAGTCAGGGAGATGCTGCATATCGTCGTCTGTGTCAAACAGGTTCCCGACAGCCGTGAGATACGGATCGATCCCAAGACGAACACGCTCATCCGTCAGGGAGTGCCTGCCATCGCCAATTTCTACGACATGCACGGATTGGAGGAAGCCCTTCGCATCAAGGACCGGTACGGCGCCCGCATCACCGTGATCACCATGGGTCCGCCGCCCGCCGAAAAGGCGTTGAAGGAATGCATTTCCCTCGGGGCGGACGAGGCGATCCTGGTGACGGACCGGAAGTTCGCCGGGGCGGATACGCTGGCCACTTCCTATGTGCTGGCCAAGGCGATCCAGAAGGCGGCGGATCAATTCGGTCCCGTCGACCTGGTGTTCTGCGGCAAGCAAACCCTGGACGGAGACACGGGACAGGTCGGACCGGGAATCGCCTGCCGGTTGAATCTGGAGCAGCTCACCTATGTCGAGAAGGTGGTGAATCTGGACCCCGAGAAGCGGCGGATCACCGTCCATCGCCATCTGGAGGACGGCGTGGAAGTGGTGGAGACGAAATTGCCCGCGCTGATCACGGCGCTTCAGGAATTGAACAAGGTCCGCCGGGCCAGTTTGCCCGGAATGATCCGGGCGGCCCGTTACAAGCCCATCGTCTGGTCGGTCAAGGATTTCCCGGATATCGACATGAACAATATCGGGCTCAGGGGGTCGCCGACCATCGTCGCCAAATCGTGGGTCCCCGAGCAAAAGCCGGTTGACGGCGAGATCCTGGAGAAGGCGTCTCCGGAAGAGACGGCCAAGAAGTTGGTCGACAAGCTGTGGGAGACCGAACTGCCGGAGAAGCTCGGCTGGGTTGAGGAGAGGGAGGAGGTCGCCCAATGACGGAAAAAATCAAACAAAACGCTGAACCCGACTGGTCCGAGTACCGGGGCGTGCTGGTGGTCGTTGAACAACGGGACGGGAAAGCCAAGCCGGTTTCCTGGCAGCTGTTGGGGATCGGACGGAAGTTGGCCCAAAAGCTGGAGGTGGACACCCTCGCGCTGGTGATGGGGCACGACGTCGAGCACCTGGCTCGGGAGGCGGTGTATTACGGGGCGGACAAGGTGTACATCGCCGACGATCCGGTGCTGAAGCATTACCGCACCTATCCCTACAGCCGGGTCTGCCTGGAGTTGTTCCGCAAAATCAAGCCGGAGATCGTCCTGTTCGGCGCCACCTATACCGGGCGGGATTTGGCCGGGGCGATTGCGACGCACCTTCCGACGGGACTGACCGCCGATTGCACGATGCTGGACGTGGAGCCCCCGCCAAGCCGGCTGCTTCTCGCCAGCCGTCCGGCCTTCTCGGAAAAGATGGTGGCGACGATCCTGTGCAAAAAATATCGCCCGCAGATGGCGACGGCGCGGCCGGGGGTGTTCGACGCCCTGCCGAGGGATCCTTCCCGCCAGGGAGAGATGATCCCCTTCCCATGTCCCGTGAAGGAAGAAGATGTGGCCGCCCGGGTGATCGACTTTATTCAGGATGAACAGCGGGTGAACCTGGAGGACGCCTCCGTGATCGTGGCCGGCGGTCGTGGACTGGGCGGCCCCGAAGGTTTCAAGGTGCTCAAGGAGTTGGCGGATGCCCTGGGCGGCGAGGTCGGGGCGAGCCGTGCCGTGGTGGAAGCGGGATGGATCAGCCACGACCACCAGGTGGGGCAGACGGGCCACACCGTTCGGCCCAAGCTGTACATCGCCGTCGGGATTTCCGGCGCCGTCCAACATGTGGTGGGGATGCAGAATTCCGATGTCATCGTGGCGATCAACAAGGATCCGAACGCTCCCATCTTCAAGGTGGCCCACTATGGGGTGGTGGGTGACTGGGCCGAGATCGTTCCGGCGATGATCGAGGAAGTGAAAAAGCGCAGGGGACTTGCAACGGTCGAAACTTGATGTCGGCCGCAAGTCGCACCGCCGGGGGTGGCGCGGAGGCGCAGCATGAGGCGCAAGGCCGAGGCGCCCCTCCGGCGCCCGACGAGCTTCATCAGTCTTTGAAACGGCAGGATTTCATGGACGGAAGACCACAGGGAACGGAGGAGGCGGAGAGGATGGCTCAGGAAAAATTTGACGCTATCGTGGTGGGGGCCGGACCCGCCGGCAGCGCCGCCGCCTATACGATGGCCAAGGCGGGACTTTCGGTGGTGCTCCTGGAACGGGGCGAATTTCCGGGTGCCAAAAACTTGTTCGGCGGCGTATTGTATCGGAAACAGCTGGAGGACATCCTTCCGGACAAGTGGAAGAAGGCGCCGGTGGAACGGCGGATCGTCGAACAGCGGATTTGGCTGATGGGAGAAGAGTCGGCCGTCACCCTGAGTCACCGCAATGAAGCGTTCAAGGAACCGCCCAACTGCTGGACGGCTCTGCGCGTCAAATTTGACCAATGGTTCGCCGATCAGGCGGTGGAAGCCGGAGCCCTGCCCATCTATTCGACCGTGGCGACCGAGTTGATCACCGAAGGGGACCGGGTGATCGGCGTCCGCACGGACCGTGAAGACGGGGATCTGTACGCCGATGCGGTGATCATCGCCGACGGGGTGAACTCGCTTTTGGGGAAATCCCTGGGCATCCACCGGGAGTGGAGGCCGGACGAGGTTTCACTGGCGGTCAAAGAGGTGATCGCTCTCCCCCGGGAAAAGATCGAGGACCGGTTCAACCTGGAGAAGGACGAGGGGGTCACCATCGAATTTATGGGCAAAACCTCCCTCGGGATGGCCGGGCTGGGCTTTCTCTACACGAACAAGGACACCCTTTCCCTGGGCATCGGCATCATGGTGAACCATCTCAAAAAGAATAAGATCAAGCCCTACGAGATTTTGGACCATGTCAAGAAACACCCGATGATCCGGCGCCTCATCGAGGGTGGGGAAGTGAAGGAATATTCCGGACACTTGATCCCCGAAGGCGGTTGGAATTCGGTCCCGCAGCTCAGCGGAAACGGTTGGTGCATCACGGGGGACGCCGCGCAGTTGGTCAACTTTGTGCATCGGGAAGGATCCAACCTGGCGATGATGTCGGGCAAATATGCCGCGGAGGCGGTGATCGAGGCGAAGAAGCGCGGAGATTTCTCCCGGGAGACCCTCAGCCTGTACGACGAGAAGGTTCGCCAATCCTTCATCCGAAAGGACCTCGTCAAATACAAGGGCATGCACGAATTCCTGATGGAGGAGGATCCCGACCTTCTCTTCAATCGCCTGCCGCAGGCGGCCAATCAGGCCTTCTATGAACTGTTCCTCGTGGACGGGGTTCCCAAGGGCGAGAAACAGAAGAAGATGTTCCAATACCTGAAGGAGGCTGCCGGCGGGGTCTGGGGGCTCGCCAGACTGGGGATTAAAGGATGGAGGGCGATGAACGGATGAGTGAAATGAAAATCGCCGATCGGTTGTTCACCATCCGGTACAAAGTGGATGAACAGTCCCACCTGATCATCAAGGATCAGGAGGTGTGCCGGAAGTGCGAAACCAAGGAGTGCACCCATTTCTGCCCGGCGGATGTCTACGAATGGACCGGCGAAATGACCACGGTGGCCTTTGAAAACTGCATCGAGTGCGGGACCTGCCGGATCGGCTGTCCCTATTACAACATCCACTGGGTGTATCCGAAGGGCGGTTATGGCATCACGTATAAATACGGATAAAAACCAGCGGGGACTCCCCCCGGAGGATGGAAGGGGTGTGCCGCGGGGGCTGAATGCTGCGGCACACCTTTTCGGGTGTATGGAGCTTTCACCCTGTCTGACGCGGGACAGGGTTGTTTTATGGTCGGCCGCGAAATGGATGGGGGACGGATTTTTCCGGTATAATGGGATCAAGATTTGCCAAGAAGGCGAATGCGCCATCAGTGGGGAGGGAAACGGATGGATCTTCGGGATTACCGCAATTGCTTGGGAACCTTCGCCACCGGTGTGACCGTGGTGACCTTCAACACCGATCATGGCAAACACGGATTCACCGCCAATTCCTTCACTTCGGTGTCTCTTGAACCTCCTCTGGTCCTGGTTTCGGTCAACCGGAAAATCAAATCCTGCGCTTACATGCGCGACAACGCCTTTGCCGTCAACATCCTCCGCGGAAACCAGCAGGACCTCGCCCTTCATTTCGCGGGCAAGCCCCGGGAAGGTCTGGAGATCCGATGGAAAGAGGGCGATTATGCCCCCTATCTGGCCGATGCTCTCGCCACCATCCAATGCGTTCCCTGGAAGGCTTACGACGGCGGCGATCATGTGCTGTATCTGGGCGAAGTGAAGCACTACCAATACGATGAGGGCGATGCCCTGGGCTTTTTCCGGGGGAACTTCTTTCCCATCTCTTCGGATGCCGGAAAGTGAGACGGAGCGTCGCAGGCGGGCATGATTCTGGATGGGAGGAGCGCTGAACATGGCTTATTTTGCGGCCATTTTGCACATGGAAAAGCCGGAACTCAATCAGAAATTCCGCCCGCAGCATCTGGCCTATCTGGAGTCCCTGAAGGAGCAGGGGAAGATTTTCGCGATGGGGCCCTTTGCCGACGGGGCGGGGGGAATGGTGATCTATATCGCCGACTCCCTGGAAGAGGCCAAAAGCATGGCGGAAAAGGACCCGTATGTGGTGGAGGGGGTCCGCCGGTTGGAACTGCACGAATGGAAGATGGTCCGGGGTTGAAAAAGAAAATCGCCGTCACCGGGGCCCCGGAGGCCGGGTGACGGCTCAACCTGTTGGTACGGAAGGGGATTGTGGAAAGCAACCTTCCATGGTATATGAATATGCGCATCACCTGCTTCGTAATGCCGCACCTGCGGCGTTTTTTTATTTGCCGACGGGCGGGCGCGCCGAAAGGCGGCGGAAAGGGGCAGTGGAAACCGGGGCCGGAAGAGTTCGGGGAGGGCGCTTTTCAAGGGATCCTGTCGAAAAGCGGGTTCTTTTGCCTTGTTTTGTAAAGGGCGGAGGATTTGCGGGTGAAATGGTGTAAAAAGAACAATAATCCAAATTGGGATGCAGATGGAAAGGAGCGGGGTCCCTTGGCTTCCTCTCCGGAAAAGGATCCTAACGGCGCTTCCGACCGCGCGGAGATGTTTTATACCTTGGAGGAAGTGTCCCAGGCGATGAAGGTGAGCATCGAAAATCTTAAGCGCCGCCTTTCCGAGGGCGCGATCCGAGGTGTGCAAAAAGGAGGGCAGTGGATGATCCCCCGGGAGGAAATGGAGAAGTTGGGGGATGAACCCGGGAAGGATCCGGATCCCGAACCCTTTCAGGGCGGGGTGAAGGAGTCGACGGCGTTGACCGTCCTTTCGGCGGATCAGGAGGAAAAAGAAGAAAAAAAGGAGGAGCCGTGGAGGAAACGGGCGAGGGAGCTTTTTTCCGACTGGCTGAGCGGCTTCAGAAACGCGAAGTGGAACGGGAAACTGGACGAGAAGGTGAAGGAGTGGATCGGGCGCTTTTTTCACATTGTTGAGCGCCTCAGAAAAAAGGAGGTGGAGGAAGAGGGCGTCCGGCAGCAGGTGAGCCTCAAACTGGGATTGATGACGGGACGCAAGGAAATGACCTGTGATTTTTGCCTGGTGACGGATCATTTTTATCCCGGAGCCCTGTTCGCCGACGTTTACGTGGACGGAGAGCTGAAATGGGTGATGTGCCCCAATTGTTTGTGGTACTGCCGGGAACAGTCAAACGGCTCCCTGGAAAAGAACGTGCGGGCCCGTTTCCATCAGCTGGCCCACCGTTTGGAGCAGGAGGCGCGCCGCGCCCGTCGCCTGGCCTCGACGGAGGACTTCCGCGTGCCCGGCCGACACGAATGGGAAGCCTGGGAAACGGCCTCTTACGCCCTCAAGGAAGTGGCGTCATCCCAGGCCTTTCACGGGGAATTCAAGACGGATGAAAATGGAGAATAATAAAGTGACGCCGGGAAGGAAAGCTTTGTCGGCCGCGCTGAAGCCGGGGCGAAACATCGCTTTTTTCCCGGTCCCCGATTTCTTCCGCCACCTGCCGGGTGGCCTTTATTTTTTTGAAAGGTTCGTGCGGGATACGCGCGCCGAGGAGCTTCCACACCTCTTCTTCCCTTCGTTTCCAGAGGGGAACGACCGGAGAACATCCCGCCGCTTTCCGGCCGCCTCGTTGATTAAAGGAACGGAAATAGGGAAAAACAGGTAAAGAAGTCTGTTTGAGGGGATGGGACAAAGGGTGGAGAGGAACTTCGGGTCCATAAAGTGGACGAATTTTCACGGCGCCAATCTTGCTTATCTCGTCGAGCAATACGAACGCTATGTCGAGAATCCCCGTTCGGTTGAAGCGTCCGTCCGGACGCTTTTTGAGCGCCTGGGTCCGCCGCCCGTGACGCCGCCGGAGGACGTTTCCGGGGAGGAGCGGGGAGATCCGGCGCTGATCCGGAAGGTGGTGGCCGCCGTGGAACTGGCGCAGCGGATCCGCACCTACGGACACCGCCTGGCCCGGATCAATCCCCTGAAAAGGGAGATTCTTTCCGATCCCCGGCTCGATCCCGCCGCCTGCGGACTCACCGAGGAGGATCTCCGCCGGATGCGGGCCGTCTGGATTTGGCCGGAAGCTCCCGCGGGCGTGCGGACGGGTTTGGAAGCGATCGCGAAGCTCAGGGAGATTTACACCGGTTCCCTGGCCTTCGAATTTTCCCATGTGCATGATCCCCGAGAGCGGGAATGGCTGGAGCGTCAGGTGGAATCCGGGGGAATCCGTCCCTTCTTGCCGCCGGATCAGCAGATCGGACTGTTGAAACGGCTGATTGAGGTGGAGGAATTCGAGCGGTTTCTGCACCGCACCTTTCCGGGGCAAAAGCGGTTCTCCATCGAAGGTATCGACGTGTTGGTGCCGATGCTGGATGAATTGATCCGCCGGAGCGTCCATGACGGCGTCAAAAATGTCATGATCGGCATGGCCCACCGGGGCCGGCTCAACGTATTGGCACACGTGCTCGGCAAACCCTATGAAGTCATCTTTTCCGAATTTCATCACGCCCCCGACAAGGAGCGGGTTCCCTCCGAGGGGTCGGCGGGAATCAATTTCGGATGGACAGGGGATGTGAAGTATCACCTGGGCGCCGAGCGGGAATGGGAGGAGGCGGACCGGAGGGAAATCCTCCACGCCCGGCTCACCCTCGCCAACAATCCCAGCCATCTGGAATTTGTGAATCCGGTCGTCGAGGGGTATGCCCGCGCCGCCCAGGAAGACCGCCAACATCCCGGCTTTCCGAAACAGGACATGAGCCGCGCCTTGGCGATCCTGATCCACGGAGACGCGGCCTTTCCCGGTGAGGGGATCGTGGCCGAAACCCTCAACTTAAGCCGGCTCCGGGGTTACACCACGGGGGGGACGATTCATATCATCGCCAACAACCAGCTGGGGTTCACCACGGAAAGTTCCGATGCCCGGTCCACCGCTTACGCCGGCGATCTGGCCAAAGGCTTTGAAATTCCGGTGGTTCATGTCAACGCGGACGATCCGGAGGCCTGTCTGGCCGCCGTCCGGTTGGCCTGGACGTACCGCTGCCGGTTCCGGAAAGATTTCCTGATCGATCTGGTGGGATACCGGCGCTACGGCCACAACGAAATGGACGACCCCGTCGCGACGCAACCCCGGATGTACGAGCAGATTCAAAAACATCCGAGTCTGGCCGAACAATACGCCGGGCGGCTGGAGGAGGAGGGGCGGATTTCCCGGGAGGAAGTGGAGAAAGCCAGAAGGGAGGTGGAGGAACGGCTGAGGCGGGCTTACCGCAAGATGAAGGAGGATCCGCCCGACGAATGGGCGGCCATGAAGAAAGAAGCTCCGGTTCCGGCACTGCCGGAGGTGGAGACGACGGTGGATGAGGAGACCCTTCGCCGGCTCAACCGGGAATTGCTGCGCAAGCCGGAGGGATTCCACCGGTATCCGAAACTGGAGCGGATTCTTCTTCGCCGGGCCGAAGCTCTGGAGAAGGAGGGAAAGGTGGATTGGTCCCTGGCGGAAGCCTTGGCCTTTGCCACCATCCTGACGGACGGGATTGCCATCCGCATGTCCGGGCAGGACACGGAGCGGGGCACCTTCGCCCAGCGTCACTTGGTCCTGCACGATCCGAAGACGGGCCGTTCCTATTCCCCCCTGCACCTTCTCAGCCAGGCGCGGGCCTCCTTCGCCATATACAACAGCCCCCTTTCCGAAGCTTCCGTATTGGGTTTTGAGTACGGATACGACGTGTTCGCAACCGACACCCTCGTCCTGTGGGAAGCGCAGTTTGGCGATTTCGCCAACGCCGCCCAGGTGATCATCGACCAGTTTCTCTCTTCCGGCCGCGCCAAGTGGGGGCAGCGGTCCGGACTGGTGATGCTCCTGCCCCACGGCTACGAAGGCCAGGGGCCCGAGCACTCCAGCGCCCGTCTGGAGCGGTTTTTGCAACTGGCGGCGGAGAACAACTGGGTGGTGGCCAATCCGACCCGGGCTTCCCAGATTTTTCACCTGCTGCGCCGGCAGGCGCTGCTGCTGGGGAAACCTGCCGAACGGCCCCTGATCCTGATGACGCCGAAAAGCCTGCTCCGCCATCCTCAAACCGCCTCGCCCCTGACGGATTTGACGGAGGGACGGTTTCAACGCGTGATCGAACGGCCGGGATGGGAGAATCGGGCCGACCGCGTGGAGCGGCTGCTCCTTGCGAGCGGGAAAATCGCCGTGGAGTTGGAAGAGAGGTTGGAGGGCGAACAAGCCGGGGAGCGGATGCATCTCGTGCGGGTGGAACAGCTGTATCCGTTTCCGGAGGAGGAGATCCTCCGGGCGGTGCGGCGTTTTCCCCGACTGCGGGAAATGGTTTGGGTCCAGGAAGAACCGAGGAACATGGGCGCCTGGACCTATGCGGAACCCCGGTTGCGCGCCATGGCGCCTGCGGGAATAGCCGTTCGCTATGTCGGTCGTCCCGAGCGGTCCAGTCCGGCGGAGGGCTTCTCCAAGCTCCACGACATCGAACAACGGCGCATTCTCGACGAAGCGACTTGCTTGACTCCGACTCACACCGCTTCCAAACCGGGAGGGAACGAAACATGATGGAAATCAAGGTGCCGGAATTGGCGGAATCCATCACTGAAGGAACGATCTCCAAATGGGTGGTTCGGGAGGGAGAGGCCGTTCGGGAAGGGGATGTCGTCGCGGAACTGGAAACCGACAAGGTGAATGTGGAAATCAGCGCCGAACAAAGCGGGGTTTTGAAAAAAATCTTGAAGGGGGAGGGGGAGACCGTCCGCGTGGGGGAGGCGATCGCCCTGCTCGGGGAAGCGGACGGGGAGGCTGCGGAATCCGAGGCGGGGAAAAAAGCGGAGGAGCCGGTTTCCGATCCGCCTCCGGAACCCCGGGAGGAGGAAGGCGGTGAAGCTGAAGAGGATGCCCGGCCATCTCCCGCCGGCTACCCCGTGGCCACGCCCGCCGCGCGAAAGTGGGCGCGGGAGCGGGGAATCGATCTGCGCCGGGTATCCGTCCGGGATCCCCGGGGAAGGGTGACAGCGGAGGATGTTCGGAACTACTCGGCCGAAGCCCCTTCTGGAAGGGAGGCTCCCGCCGATCCGGCAAAGGTGCTGCCGGCGGGGGAAGGGGAACGGCCGGTGGAGCGGGTCCGGATGACTCGCCGCCGCCTCACCATCGCCCGCAGGCTTCTGGAAGCCAAGCAGTCAACGGCGATGCTCACCACCTTCAACGAAGTGGACATGAGCGCCGTCATGGAGATTCGGCGACGCCGGAAAGAGTGGTTCCGGGAGCGGCATGACGTGGGGCTGGGGTTCATGTCCTTCTTCACCAAGGCCGTTGTGGGGGCGCTAAAGGCCTTTCCCCTCCTCAACGCGGAGATTCAGGGAGAGGAGATCCTGATCAAGAAGTATTACGACATCGGCATCGCCGTGTCCACGGATCAGGGTCTCGTCGTTCCGGTCGTCCGGGATGCGGACCGGCTCAGCTTCCCGGAGATCGAGCGCCGGATCGCCATCCTGGCCGAAAGGGCCCGGTCCGGGTCCCTCACCCTGGAGGAGCTGCAGGGAGGCACCTTCACCATCACCAACGGCGGCGTGTTCGGCTCCCTCGCTTCCACCCCCATTCTCAACCCGCCCCAGGTGGGGATCCTGGGCATGCACAAGATTCAGAAGCGGCCGGTGGCCGTGGAGGATGACCGGGTGGAAGTGCGGCCGATGATGTATCTCGCCCTTTCTTACGATCACCGGATCATCGACGGGAAGGAGGCGGTCAGCTTCCTGGTCCGGGTGAAGGAATTGATAGAAGATCCGGAGCAGCTGCTGCTGGAGGGGTGAGCTTCGGGATTTCAAACCGGGAAATGGCCGAAAAGGAATCGGTCCCGGGAAGGACCGATTCCTTTTTACTTCGGCGCTATTCCACGATCTCGTCGCTGAATTCGAACCGGCTCACGTCGAACAGGGGCCCCTCATGCCTTTTGCCGCCCTTGAAAACGAGATACAGATCGTGGATGCCGTAGGCTCCGTCTTTTTCATTGGTGTCGATCATGGTTGATACAGTGAACCGCTTGTCCGCGCCTTTCCCTTTCGGAACCCGCATGGTGCCCACCTTTTTGCCCCCGGGATGGTCCAGACGGACTTCGATCGTTCCTCCCCCGCGGGAGGCGACGCGGGCGTGCATGCTTAAGATGCCGCGCATGTGCGCTTGTCCGTTGGCGGAACCGTCGGCAAAATTGACGCGGGTGTACCGGATGTAAGAGCCGTCCTTCAGGGGCACGGCCGCTTTGCCTTCCGGGGTGTTTTTCAGACGGATTCCCGACTGCCCGTCATTTTCATGGGGATAGTAGGTGGAGAACACATCCTTCAGCTCCGGCAGCGCGGGGAGTTCAAATTGCTCCGGTATGAAGGTGGTCACGCTTTTCTCCCTCAAGTTCACGGTGAAGCGGTGCTTTTTGACCTTGACCGCGTCCAGTTTCTTCAGATTTTCACTGGCGGAAGTGCGGTAGGGCACGACGGAATGCACATTTTTCGGAAAGCCCTTCAGATAAAAGGTGACGGTTTGCGGTTTCGGGCTGTTGTTTACAGCTACGACGGCAAAATTGCCCGTTTTCGGATCCTTGTAGGCGGTCACCAGCACATCCTCCGCCGGGTGCTTGTCCGCTTCGATCCTTTTGTAACCGGGCCGGATGAAGCGGCTGTAATTGCCGAAGGCGTAATATCGCTTGAAGACGCGGAACAGATTGTTTTCCGTGGGGGCGACCCGTTGATCCGACCCGTCGTTGGAAAGTCGGATCAAATCGGAACCGTCCGCGCCGTTGTTGGCGGCGGGCCACCACCAGAAATAGGCGCTCACGCCGGTGACGTCGAACATGTTTCCGATGAGGGTGGCGTATTTCAGGCCGTCTTCGATGGTGTTGTGCGCAAAGGTTTGCTTCGCTTCGCCCTGGTTCATGTATTCCGTCTGCCAGATCGTTTTTCCCAGTTCCTTCGATCGGGCAAAGGCGTCGGGATCCGGCATCGTATCGCCGGCGAGCAATCCCTGGTAGGCGTGGGCGGCGACCACGTCCACCGCGGGGGCGGTTTTCGGATCCGTCAAGGCGGGAAGCGCGTATTCCTCCGAAAACTTCATCGACTCACCCAGAACGATTTTGGCGGAAACGCCTTTTTCCTTGAAGGTGGGAGCCAAATAATCGCGGACGAAGAGGTTCAGTTCCTCCGGCGTCCAGAGACAGCTGGAATACAGGGTTGACACCTCCGGTTCATTGGCGGGGGAGATGTGCGTGATGTCGATGCCGAAGTGTTCCTTGTAACCCTTCACATAAGCGGCCAGGTATTCGGCGTATTTCCGATACATCGATTTATCGAGCTTGTTCGGAGGATCGCCGCCGGTGTCGATCACGCTGCGGTTTTTCTTCATCCAGGCCGGAGGGCTCCATGCGGTGCTGAAAAAGGTCCTTACGCCCCTCTTTTTCGCTTCGTTCATGATCCAGATCTGATACCGGTCGAAGGAATCCTTGTCCCAATCTTCATCGTCCCAGACGAATTTGTCCGGCTCGGGCATGATGGTTTCACTTGGGCCGTCGTAGTGAGGATCGCCCCATTCCTCGATCCCGCCGTCACCGATCACATTGCGGACGATGCTCAGCCCGATTCCCTTTTCCCGGCTGAAGATCATGTCTAAGATTTGCGTCCGGACCGGCTCGTCCAGGCGCATGATGGAGCCGCCTTTGTGAAAGGCGAAAGATCCGCCGAATCCGTCGATCACCTGCCTCTCCGCATTCCAGTCGATCGTGGAGACGCCGCGGGGAAGGGCGGGGGTGTGAGCCGCGGCGGAAGCCGACGCGCCGATGACGATAAACAAGCAGAGCAACGCAACGAGCAGCGGGGCAAAGGGCTTTCGGAGCATATCCATCCTCTCCTTGTCAATGGGATCCGACGGGGGCCGGGATGCATACTAGTATGGTAGTTTAAACGAATGAGGAAAAGAATTAATTTTCTAATTATTGATTTTATTATTTACCGGAAGAGCTGTCAAATAATGATCATCATTGGGGCGCTCCGTGGGGTTTTTTGGTACAAGACGGCTCCGCCGTCACAGCGAGTTTGTATCCTCGATCCTTGACCCTCATTCCAT encodes:
- a CDS encoding carbohydrate ABC transporter permease; translated protein: MPIARRVLRLLLYLILLSLSLFYLTPVYVMAVTSFKGMEEATLDRMWDLPSSFDLASYATAYEKLAPHLLNSLYLTIPATLFTALLGSLNGYVLSKWRFRGADTLFTLLLFGMFIPYQSILIPLIQFMQGIGLYNSIPGLILIHVVYGIPIATLIFRNFYAGIPTEILEAAKIDGCGMLGIYRRIILPLSLSGFVVVGIWEFTQVWNEFLFAVTMTTSTQQPVMVALQNLSGSQIVQWNVQMAGALLAALPTLLVYIFLGRYFIRGLLAGSLKG
- a CDS encoding electron transfer flavoprotein subunit beta/FixA family protein, whose amino-acid sequence is MLHIVVCVKQVPDSREIRIDPKTNTLIRQGVPAIANFYDMHGLEEALRIKDRYGARITVITMGPPPAEKALKECISLGADEAILVTDRKFAGADTLATSYVLAKAIQKAADQFGPVDLVFCGKQTLDGDTGQVGPGIACRLNLEQLTYVEKVVNLDPEKRRITVHRHLEDGVEVVETKLPALITALQELNKVRRASLPGMIRAARYKPIVWSVKDFPDIDMNNIGLRGSPTIVAKSWVPEQKPVDGEILEKASPEETAKKLVDKLWETELPEKLGWVEEREEVAQ
- a CDS encoding electron transfer flavoprotein subunit alpha/FixB family protein codes for the protein MTEKIKQNAEPDWSEYRGVLVVVEQRDGKAKPVSWQLLGIGRKLAQKLEVDTLALVMGHDVEHLAREAVYYGADKVYIADDPVLKHYRTYPYSRVCLELFRKIKPEIVLFGATYTGRDLAGAIATHLPTGLTADCTMLDVEPPPSRLLLASRPAFSEKMVATILCKKYRPQMATARPGVFDALPRDPSRQGEMIPFPCPVKEEDVAARVIDFIQDEQRVNLEDASVIVAGGRGLGGPEGFKVLKELADALGGEVGASRAVVEAGWISHDHQVGQTGHTVRPKLYIAVGISGAVQHVVGMQNSDVIVAINKDPNAPIFKVAHYGVVGDWAEIVPAMIEEVKKRRGLATVET
- a CDS encoding FAD-dependent oxidoreductase: MAQEKFDAIVVGAGPAGSAAAYTMAKAGLSVVLLERGEFPGAKNLFGGVLYRKQLEDILPDKWKKAPVERRIVEQRIWLMGEESAVTLSHRNEAFKEPPNCWTALRVKFDQWFADQAVEAGALPIYSTVATELITEGDRVIGVRTDREDGDLYADAVIIADGVNSLLGKSLGIHREWRPDEVSLAVKEVIALPREKIEDRFNLEKDEGVTIEFMGKTSLGMAGLGFLYTNKDTLSLGIGIMVNHLKKNKIKPYEILDHVKKHPMIRRLIEGGEVKEYSGHLIPEGGWNSVPQLSGNGWCITGDAAQLVNFVHREGSNLAMMSGKYAAEAVIEAKKRGDFSRETLSLYDEKVRQSFIRKDLVKYKGMHEFLMEEDPDLLFNRLPQAANQAFYELFLVDGVPKGEKQKKMFQYLKEAAGGVWGLARLGIKGWRAMNG
- a CDS encoding ferredoxin family protein; protein product: MSEMKIADRLFTIRYKVDEQSHLIIKDQEVCRKCETKECTHFCPADVYEWTGEMTTVAFENCIECGTCRIGCPYYNIHWVYPKGGYGITYKYG
- a CDS encoding flavin reductase family protein; this translates as MDLRDYRNCLGTFATGVTVVTFNTDHGKHGFTANSFTSVSLEPPLVLVSVNRKIKSCAYMRDNAFAVNILRGNQQDLALHFAGKPREGLEIRWKEGDYAPYLADALATIQCVPWKAYDGGDHVLYLGEVKHYQYDEGDALGFFRGNFFPISSDAGK
- a CDS encoding YciI family protein — encoded protein: MAYFAAILHMEKPELNQKFRPQHLAYLESLKEQGKIFAMGPFADGAGGMVIYIADSLEEAKSMAEKDPYVVEGVRRLELHEWKMVRG